In one window of Ferriphaselus amnicola DNA:
- a CDS encoding methyl-accepting chemotaxis protein yields the protein MTLQSQNRLIAGITLACITSVVIFAAIQLQRLQADFSNYQSRQTLTRNLAEIKSELLTISRADPVLIETSQQLTVTSSRIQALQRELITLKTPNLDKAQVQKIETVWADYAKRFASAIKIAETNPEDALTLPDVLYRNQLQPLILELDRMAEANRLGKMQAEQSILQALDRILWIIVLPLVVAGLVIVIFQSVFSRRLKGRVEEVLTAMNCLIDGNLTHRLPATYADEIGKMASTINAFIARFEAILGEVNTSAGQSLQTSNRVSLMTQAVSENAQIQTDRVSNVSQSIQAMHRTATEIAQSANLAAETALNTRQQVKEGAQVGQATIATLTRLDATMCTSAQTMDGLNLALQQIDSISNIIKGIAEQTKLLALNAAIEAARAGDYGRGFAVVADEVRTLSDRTTSSAIDISNLLNAVRSSAGEAVTAMHTARGEVQASANHGEKIGDVLGQIENSMQLVADMMQQIAQATQEQSRNSDQITQHIRAVFTATQATTDDIQMTRDEMVGLAQTSKVLHRTISQFRFTPSAGGNTSELWA from the coding sequence ATGACCCTGCAATCACAAAATCGTCTGATCGCTGGAATCACGCTGGCATGTATCACCAGCGTCGTCATCTTTGCGGCCATCCAATTGCAGCGACTGCAAGCTGACTTTAGCAACTACCAGTCTCGACAAACCTTGACCCGCAATCTGGCAGAAATCAAAAGTGAACTACTGACCATTTCGCGCGCCGACCCGGTATTGATCGAAACCAGCCAGCAATTGACGGTCACCAGCTCACGCATTCAGGCGCTTCAGCGCGAACTGATCACGCTGAAGACTCCCAACTTGGATAAGGCCCAAGTACAAAAGATCGAAACAGTCTGGGCCGATTACGCCAAGCGATTTGCCTCTGCAATCAAAATTGCCGAGACCAACCCAGAGGATGCGTTGACACTACCCGATGTACTTTACCGAAATCAATTGCAACCGCTGATCCTCGAGCTGGATCGAATGGCTGAAGCCAATCGCTTGGGAAAGATGCAGGCAGAGCAGTCGATACTCCAAGCCCTAGACCGGATCTTATGGATCATCGTGCTGCCCTTAGTCGTGGCCGGACTCGTCATCGTGATCTTCCAGTCGGTGTTCAGTCGCCGATTGAAAGGACGAGTGGAGGAGGTTTTGACCGCGATGAATTGCCTGATCGACGGAAATCTGACTCATCGGCTTCCCGCCACGTACGCCGATGAGATCGGCAAAATGGCCAGCACCATCAACGCGTTCATCGCCCGATTTGAAGCCATCCTAGGGGAAGTCAACACTTCAGCCGGCCAGTCCCTGCAAACCAGCAATCGGGTGAGTCTGATGACTCAAGCGGTCAGTGAGAACGCACAGATACAGACCGACCGAGTGTCCAATGTCAGCCAGTCGATACAAGCGATGCATCGCACGGCTACCGAGATAGCCCAAAGTGCCAACCTGGCTGCCGAAACCGCACTGAACACCCGCCAGCAGGTTAAAGAAGGCGCGCAAGTCGGGCAAGCAACCATCGCCACCTTGACTCGTCTCGATGCCACGATGTGTACATCAGCTCAGACCATGGATGGGCTGAACTTAGCCTTGCAACAGATCGACTCGATCAGCAACATCATCAAGGGAATCGCCGAACAGACCAAATTACTGGCGCTGAATGCCGCCATCGAAGCTGCCCGCGCGGGTGACTATGGTCGTGGCTTTGCCGTGGTGGCTGACGAAGTGCGCACCTTGTCCGACCGCACCACCAGCTCAGCCATCGACATATCCAACCTACTCAATGCCGTCCGATCTTCCGCTGGCGAAGCCGTCACTGCAATGCACACCGCACGCGGAGAAGTGCAAGCCAGCGCCAATCACGGCGAAAAGATCGGCGATGTACTTGGGCAGATCGAGAATTCCATGCAGTTGGTCGCCGACATGATGCAACAGATAGCCCAAGCCACTCAGGAGCAGTCGCGCAACAGTGACCAGATCACGCAGCACATCCGAGCAGTGTTCACCGCGACACAAGCAACGACTGACGATATCCAGATGACTCGCGATGAGATGGTCGGCTTGGCACAAACCTCCAAAGTCTTGCACCGCACCATTTCGCAGTTCCGCTTCACCCCCTCCGCTGGCGGCAACACCAGCGAACTATGGGCGTAA
- a CDS encoding lysophospholipid acyltransferase family protein — translation MHTVRPTLLVSIFRLLRFVIHLAYGTLLGSLFPFLKRSQQRRVLRRWSRELLDILNVQLNMCGYVQHGVRPVGLLVANHVSWLDVVAMNAAVPNCFVAKSELRDWPLIGWLCQRARTLFIERNDRRDTLRINQQVTELLNAGNCVTIFPEGTTTGGHAPHYFHSSLLQSAIDSRTDIHPIALRYHDSQGELAHTADFVGDMSFARSLWNVLTNPALHVTLTRLPSISSANEHRRSLARAAHSAISLALAHPQLAFHPLADTSTCWVETEPAYPSFYALMLPGNLNVAEQEPR, via the coding sequence ATGCACACTGTTCGTCCGACGCTACTTGTTTCGATATTTCGCCTGCTACGCTTTGTCATTCATCTGGCTTATGGCACGCTGCTAGGCAGCCTCTTCCCGTTCCTCAAACGATCCCAGCAACGGCGTGTGCTGCGCCGCTGGAGCCGTGAGTTGCTCGACATTCTGAATGTTCAACTGAATATGTGCGGATATGTGCAGCATGGTGTCAGACCGGTCGGGTTGTTAGTTGCAAACCATGTGTCATGGCTGGATGTGGTCGCCATGAATGCAGCCGTGCCCAACTGCTTCGTTGCCAAATCCGAGTTGCGCGACTGGCCCTTGATCGGCTGGCTGTGCCAGCGTGCGCGCACCCTCTTCATCGAACGCAATGATCGGCGCGACACATTACGTATCAATCAACAGGTGACTGAGCTACTGAATGCGGGCAACTGCGTTACCATCTTCCCCGAGGGAACGACCACCGGCGGACATGCACCACACTATTTCCACTCTTCGTTGCTGCAAAGTGCGATCGATAGCCGAACCGATATCCATCCGATCGCTCTCCGCTATCATGACTCTCAGGGAGAGCTAGCTCATACGGCTGATTTCGTCGGCGATATGAGCTTCGCCCGTTCACTCTGGAATGTGCTGACCAACCCAGCCCTGCACGTTACGTTGACCCGCCTCCCTTCGATCTCCAGCGCCAACGAACACCGCCGTTCGCTGGCTCGTGCAGCACACTCGGCCATCAGCCTAGCGTTAGCACATCCACAACTGGCATTCCATCCTTTGGCCGACACCAGCACCTGCTGGGTTGAGACTGAGCCAGCGTACCCTTCGTTTTATGCGCTGATGTTACCCGGCAACTTGAATGTGGCGGAGCAGGAGCCGCGCTAG